Proteins encoded together in one Ferroglobus placidus DSM 10642 window:
- a CDS encoding cysteine hydrolase family protein — protein MKSALIVVDMQKDFCYPDGALYGGDHIRNIFEPLRKVVEEARKKMSVIYTQDWHRKDDVEFKIWPAHCIAGSRGAEIIDELEVREEDYVVRKRRYSAFFGTDLDLTLRELEVKRLYLTGVLTNICVLHTAGDAALRGYEVVVIKDCTAALNDYDYEYALKHMENVFQAKIIDSNEFLKEL, from the coding sequence ATGAAGTCCGCGTTAATCGTCGTCGACATGCAGAAGGACTTCTGCTATCCCGACGGCGCTCTCTACGGAGGAGACCACATAAGAAACATTTTCGAACCGCTGAGAAAGGTTGTCGAAGAGGCGAGGAAAAAAATGTCGGTGATTTACACTCAAGACTGGCACAGGAAAGACGATGTGGAGTTCAAAATCTGGCCAGCCCATTGCATAGCGGGAAGCAGAGGAGCTGAGATAATAGACGAGCTTGAAGTTAGAGAAGAAGATTACGTCGTGAGAAAGAGGAGGTATTCCGCTTTTTTCGGAACGGATTTGGATTTGACGTTGAGGGAGCTTGAGGTGAAAAGGTTGTACCTTACCGGAGTTCTGACGAACATATGCGTTCTCCACACCGCTGGAGATGCCGCTTTGAGAGGATACGAGGTTGTCGTGATAAAGGATTGCACCGCCGCTCTAAACGACTACGATTACGAGTACGCTTTGAAGCACATGGAAAACGTGTTTCAGGCAAAAATCATCGATTCAAACGAATTCTTAAAAGAGCTGTGA
- the proS gene encoding proline--tRNA ligase, with the protein MLPPKSNFSEWFHEIIQQAEIMDIRYPVKGLYVWFPFGFKIRRLVYDKLREIMDRDHEEVYFPTLIPETELGKESEHIKGFEDEVFWVTHGGLEKLDVKLALRPTSETAMYPMFKLWIRSHADLPLRVYQIVNVFRYETKHTRPLIRLREITSFKEAHTAHRNYEEAEENVRLAVSLYKEFYDFLAIPYLILRRPEWDKFPGADYTIAFDTVMPDGRTMQIGTVHHLADNFAKTFDIKYETPDGDHAYVHQTCYGISERCIAALISIHGDDLGLVLPFEVSPVQIVIIPILYKGKEEEVMDLSKRVYEKLKGYGFRVVLDDTDERPGAKYYKWELKGVPIRIEIGPKEAERNEAVVSFRDEKVKKSLSVEELSKEKILEWAREMKERLKKKAEEEMRAKVRIFSNLEEAKEWIGKGVAVFYFCGDEKCGEEVEEKLSAGILGKFEEIPEWISAEEKGRCVNCGREGFLCAAAKSY; encoded by the coding sequence ATGCTTCCTCCCAAATCGAACTTCTCGGAGTGGTTTCACGAGATAATTCAGCAGGCGGAGATAATGGACATTCGATACCCGGTAAAGGGTCTTTACGTGTGGTTCCCCTTCGGTTTTAAGATAAGGAGGCTCGTTTACGATAAGCTTAGGGAAATAATGGACAGAGATCACGAAGAAGTTTACTTCCCAACGCTCATTCCAGAGACTGAGCTGGGGAAGGAAAGCGAGCACATAAAAGGGTTCGAAGACGAGGTTTTCTGGGTTACTCACGGAGGTTTGGAGAAGCTTGACGTTAAGCTCGCTTTAAGACCGACGAGCGAAACGGCGATGTATCCAATGTTCAAGCTCTGGATAAGAAGTCACGCAGATTTACCGCTGAGAGTTTACCAGATCGTCAACGTTTTCAGATACGAAACTAAACACACGAGACCGCTGATAAGGTTGAGAGAAATAACTTCCTTCAAAGAAGCTCACACAGCCCACAGAAATTACGAAGAAGCTGAAGAAAACGTTAGGCTTGCTGTTTCTTTGTATAAGGAATTCTACGACTTCTTAGCGATTCCGTACTTAATTCTGAGGAGACCGGAATGGGACAAGTTCCCCGGAGCGGACTACACGATAGCCTTCGACACCGTAATGCCGGACGGAAGGACGATGCAGATAGGCACTGTGCATCATTTGGCTGACAACTTCGCTAAAACTTTCGACATAAAGTACGAAACACCAGATGGTGATCACGCTTACGTGCATCAAACGTGCTACGGAATCTCAGAAAGATGCATCGCAGCGTTGATAAGCATACACGGAGACGATCTCGGGCTTGTTCTTCCGTTTGAAGTCTCTCCGGTCCAGATAGTGATAATTCCGATTCTCTACAAAGGAAAAGAGGAGGAAGTAATGGATCTGAGCAAAAGAGTTTACGAGAAGCTGAAAGGCTACGGATTTAGGGTTGTCCTCGACGATACAGACGAAAGACCCGGAGCGAAGTACTACAAGTGGGAGCTGAAGGGTGTGCCTATCAGAATCGAGATAGGACCGAAAGAAGCTGAGAGGAATGAAGCTGTTGTGTCTTTCAGAGATGAGAAAGTGAAGAAATCGTTGAGCGTGGAAGAGCTGAGTAAAGAGAAAATACTTGAGTGGGCGAGAGAAATGAAGGAGAGGCTTAAGAAGAAAGCTGAGGAGGAAATGAGAGCTAAAGTCAGAATTTTCTCGAACTTAGAAGAGGCTAAGGAATGGATTGGAAAAGGTGTGGCAGTTTTCTACTTCTGCGGAGATGAAAAGTGCGGAGAAGAAGTGGAGGAAAAACTCTCAGCAGGAATTCTCGGAAAGTTTGAAGAAATTCCCGAATGGATATCAGCCGAAGAAAAGGGAAGATGCGTAAATTGCGGGAGAGAAGGTTTCCTATGTGCTGCCGCTAAAAGCTACTAA
- a CDS encoding tungsten cofactor oxidoreductase radical SAM maturase, producing MVFLKIFSGYVVLDKKLDLKRIYVEITNYCNLSCKMCFRNEWSEKEGFMDEDLFKKIIFQAEKFPELSEIFFGGIGEPTVHPNFLEFLDLAKNFRVSFSTNGILVEEMAEEIVKRNVDRVYVSLDCIPPAKSEIGHEESALNAIIALDKAKEKYGKDKPTICVEFVVTKENVSELSKLPELRKYGVAEIIVSNLVPTSEELSDAIVYSPCKENNPADELVKKCFRGPKYVIPEFRVRTERSCNFVKRRSAVIRWDGEVCPCYRLLHDYAEYIFGRKVDVKSFSFGNVREVSLEDIWTSDEYLKFRYVVENSLYASCTDCKHVNGCYYSLSTEMDCFGNSPNCGDCLWARGIVICP from the coding sequence ATGGTCTTTTTAAAAATCTTCTCAGGATACGTCGTTCTTGACAAAAAACTCGATTTGAAAAGAATATACGTCGAGATAACTAATTACTGTAACCTATCATGCAAGATGTGCTTCAGAAACGAATGGAGCGAAAAAGAGGGGTTTATGGACGAAGATCTCTTTAAAAAAATAATTTTTCAAGCCGAGAAATTTCCAGAGCTGAGTGAGATATTCTTCGGCGGAATAGGTGAGCCAACAGTTCATCCAAACTTTCTCGAATTTTTGGACTTAGCAAAAAATTTCAGAGTTTCGTTTTCAACGAACGGCATCTTGGTTGAGGAAATGGCTGAAGAAATCGTCAAAAGGAACGTTGATAGGGTTTACGTTTCCCTCGACTGCATTCCTCCAGCTAAAAGCGAAATAGGTCATGAAGAGTCTGCTTTAAACGCCATAATAGCCTTAGACAAAGCTAAGGAGAAGTACGGGAAAGACAAGCCAACGATATGCGTCGAATTTGTCGTAACGAAAGAAAACGTTTCCGAGTTATCCAAGCTTCCAGAGCTTAGGAAGTACGGAGTGGCGGAAATAATCGTCTCGAACCTCGTTCCAACGTCTGAAGAGTTGAGCGACGCGATAGTGTATAGTCCCTGCAAGGAGAACAATCCGGCGGATGAACTCGTTAAAAAATGCTTCAGAGGACCTAAATACGTTATTCCAGAGTTCAGAGTAAGGACCGAAAGAAGCTGCAACTTCGTGAAGAGGAGGAGCGCTGTTATAAGGTGGGACGGAGAAGTCTGTCCTTGCTACCGGCTGCTTCACGACTATGCCGAATACATTTTTGGAAGAAAAGTTGACGTTAAGAGCTTCTCTTTTGGAAATGTCAGAGAGGTGAGTTTAGAGGACATATGGACCTCCGACGAATACCTGAAGTTTCGATACGTCGTTGAAAACTCACTCTATGCCTCCTGCACGGACTGTAAGCACGTGAACGGCTGCTACTATTCTCTCTCAACAGAAATGGACTGCTTCGGTAACTCTCCAAACTGCGGAGATTGCTTGTGGGCGAGGGGCATAGTCATCTGCCCGTGA
- a CDS encoding aldehyde ferredoxin oxidoreductase family protein, with protein sequence MEYTILRVDLSKDKIWEEKVGEKVIKKYLGGRGLGVKILYEETEAGIDPFGEENRLIFMTGYATGTAVPLSGRFHVITKSPLTGGIGDSNCGGQFGPMLRFAGYEGIVVQGIADNPVYLYIEDGHAELRDASHLWGKGTWSTEDTLREELGKDINIVSIGPAGENKVMMAAIINDKHRAAGRTGVGAVMGSKKLKAIVVRKGKRKPEVHDEAKLKEAVENVRRIVRESPVTGEALPTYGTAVLVNIINETGGFPTRNFKTGVFEKANEISGEKIAETYLVRKKACWGCIVACGRVTKVETPPYQVDGEGPEYETAWSLGAMCGISDLAAVIKAHNLCDDLGMDPISFGSTVACAMELYENGKIPEEKLGGLKLEWGNPQTVVELAWRTAFRDGFGDEIAMGAKRLAEKYGMPDLAMHVKGLELPAYDPRAYKGHGLGYATSNRGGCHLRAYMIAPEVLGIPEKLDPLTPEGKAQWVKIFQDLFCIVDSMVVCKFITFAVGAEELLSVTNPITGWDWNVDEFMKAGERIYNLERLYINREGFDGKDDTLPKRLLEEPMPEGAAKGHVVELDKMLEEFYRIRGWVNGKPTEEKLRELDIP encoded by the coding sequence ATGGAGTACACTATTTTGAGGGTGGATTTAAGTAAGGACAAGATATGGGAAGAGAAAGTTGGGGAGAAAGTAATAAAGAAGTACCTTGGCGGCAGAGGACTGGGAGTCAAAATTCTGTACGAGGAAACTGAAGCTGGGATCGACCCCTTCGGTGAGGAGAACAGGCTGATCTTCATGACTGGCTACGCAACTGGAACTGCTGTTCCTCTAAGCGGTAGATTCCACGTCATAACGAAGTCCCCTCTAACCGGCGGAATCGGCGACAGCAATTGTGGCGGACAGTTTGGTCCGATGTTGAGGTTTGCCGGCTACGAAGGAATAGTCGTTCAGGGAATAGCCGATAATCCGGTTTATCTCTACATTGAAGATGGTCACGCGGAGCTTAGAGACGCTTCCCACCTCTGGGGTAAGGGAACCTGGAGCACGGAAGACACTCTCAGAGAAGAGCTCGGCAAGGACATTAACATCGTCAGCATAGGTCCGGCTGGGGAGAATAAAGTTATGATGGCTGCGATAATAAACGACAAGCACAGAGCAGCCGGAAGAACCGGAGTAGGGGCTGTAATGGGGAGTAAAAAGCTGAAGGCGATAGTGGTTAGAAAAGGAAAGAGAAAACCGGAAGTTCACGACGAGGCGAAGTTAAAGGAGGCTGTGGAAAACGTTAGAAGAATTGTCAGAGAGAGTCCCGTAACTGGAGAAGCACTGCCAACCTACGGAACGGCTGTTCTTGTGAACATAATAAATGAAACCGGTGGTTTTCCGACGAGAAACTTCAAAACCGGAGTTTTTGAGAAAGCTAACGAAATCAGCGGAGAGAAAATAGCTGAAACGTATTTAGTTAGAAAGAAGGCTTGCTGGGGATGTATCGTAGCCTGTGGTAGAGTTACTAAGGTTGAAACGCCACCATATCAGGTCGACGGAGAAGGTCCGGAGTACGAGACCGCTTGGAGCCTTGGAGCTATGTGCGGAATAAGCGATTTGGCTGCTGTGATCAAAGCTCACAACCTTTGCGATGACCTCGGGATGGATCCGATAAGCTTTGGCTCGACCGTGGCTTGTGCTATGGAGTTGTACGAAAACGGAAAAATACCCGAGGAGAAGCTCGGCGGTTTGAAGCTGGAGTGGGGCAATCCGCAGACTGTTGTTGAATTAGCTTGGAGAACCGCTTTTAGAGACGGATTTGGCGACGAAATTGCCATGGGGGCTAAAAGGCTTGCCGAAAAATACGGAATGCCGGATTTGGCTATGCACGTGAAGGGATTAGAGCTTCCAGCTTACGATCCGAGAGCCTACAAAGGACATGGACTTGGATACGCGACTTCGAACAGAGGGGGATGCCACTTAAGAGCATACATGATCGCTCCGGAAGTTCTCGGAATTCCGGAAAAACTCGATCCGCTAACCCCGGAAGGAAAGGCTCAGTGGGTGAAGATATTCCAGGATCTGTTCTGCATAGTCGACTCGATGGTCGTCTGCAAGTTCATAACCTTCGCAGTCGGAGCTGAAGAACTTTTGAGCGTAACTAATCCGATAACCGGCTGGGACTGGAACGTTGACGAATTCATGAAAGCTGGCGAAAGAATTTACAACCTCGAAAGACTTTACATAAACAGGGAAGGTTTCGACGGAAAGGATGACACCTTGCCTAAAAGACTGTTGGAAGAACCCATGCCGGAAGGCGCAGCTAAGGGGCACGTGGTTGAGCTTGACAAGATGCTCGAGGAGTTCTACAGGATAAGAGGGTGGGTTAACGGAAAGCCAACTGAAGAAAAGCTCAGAGAACTGGACATACCATGA
- the hpt gene encoding hypoxanthine/guanine phosphoribosyltransferase, translating into MLNKLIESLKNAPIIMKGDYPYFIHPLTDGVPELDPDIVREAVSGIIRIADLDVDKIVTIEAMGIPVATALSLAVNIPIVVVRKRSYGFPNEIVVDQQTGYSKGKLYINGIDKGDEVIVVDDVISTGGTALATLKALEKAGAIVKDFVTVIEKGDGAEKLRKMGYKIKSLVKIEVSKDGVKIVDHLR; encoded by the coding sequence ATGCTAAATAAGCTGATAGAGAGTCTGAAAAACGCTCCGATAATAATGAAAGGTGACTACCCTTATTTTATTCACCCCCTCACCGACGGCGTTCCGGAGCTCGATCCAGATATAGTCAGAGAAGCTGTTTCTGGAATCATCAGAATAGCTGACCTCGATGTTGACAAGATCGTGACAATAGAGGCAATGGGAATTCCCGTAGCAACAGCTCTAAGCTTGGCTGTGAATATTCCAATAGTAGTAGTGAGAAAGAGATCTTACGGATTTCCTAACGAGATCGTCGTAGATCAACAAACTGGGTATTCTAAGGGAAAGCTGTACATAAACGGAATCGATAAAGGAGATGAAGTCATCGTCGTCGACGACGTAATTTCAACTGGAGGAACTGCTTTGGCAACTTTGAAAGCTTTGGAGAAAGCGGGAGCAATAGTTAAAGACTTTGTAACGGTGATAGAAAAAGGAGATGGGGCAGAGAAGCTCAGAAAAATGGGGTACAAAATAAAGAGTTTGGTGAAGATCGAGGTCAGCAAAGATGGGGTCAAAATCGTCGACCATCTTAGATAG
- a CDS encoding NapC/NirT family cytochrome c — MDVKSIVAALIISGVILGVVGAKTFVFIEDDPRFCKTCHLMEEAWNKWYQSPHRNVTCHECHVANMEENMRLLVVYFTERPERVREDIREHVKIENERCEECHFKQGKWPYVAETAGHKFHLEKAHANCIDCHGGRIHKFVPDRSECWQCHSDKKLKIKSMDFHCTNCHPFLASVNERGEDIKPHQQDCKKCHTERNIILALPEGAHANTDCSYCHQPHVTEEPFSCETCHTMPKNPMHTKHEGKDCRSCHQPHKSVGVRAICESCHTDKTNHYPTIKCTTCHK, encoded by the coding sequence ATGGATGTTAAATCCATAGTTGCCGCCTTAATAATCTCGGGAGTTATCCTCGGAGTGGTCGGAGCAAAAACCTTCGTATTCATCGAAGACGATCCGAGGTTCTGTAAAACTTGTCACCTCATGGAGGAAGCTTGGAACAAGTGGTACCAAAGCCCCCATAGAAATGTGACTTGCCACGAATGCCATGTTGCAAACATGGAAGAGAACATGAGGCTTCTCGTTGTTTACTTTACTGAGCGTCCGGAGAGAGTTAGAGAGGACATCAGGGAGCATGTGAAAATAGAGAACGAGAGGTGCGAAGAGTGCCACTTCAAACAAGGAAAATGGCCCTATGTTGCGGAAACTGCCGGACATAAATTCCATTTAGAAAAAGCTCACGCTAACTGTATCGACTGTCACGGAGGAAGAATTCACAAGTTCGTTCCCGACAGAAGCGAGTGCTGGCAGTGTCACAGCGACAAAAAGCTGAAAATAAAGAGCATGGACTTCCACTGCACGAACTGCCACCCCTTCTTGGCAAGCGTAAATGAGAGGGGAGAGGACATAAAGCCTCACCAGCAGGATTGTAAGAAGTGTCACACTGAGAGAAACATAATACTCGCTCTTCCCGAAGGAGCTCACGCAAATACCGACTGCAGTTATTGCCATCAGCCTCACGTGACTGAAGAACCTTTCAGCTGCGAAACCTGCCACACGATGCCGAAAAATCCGATGCACACGAAGCACGAAGGGAAAGACTGCAGGAGCTGCCACCAGCCCCACAAATCGGTGGGAGTTAGAGCTATTTGCGAGAGCTGTCATACTGACAAGACGAACCACTATCCTACGATAAAGTGTACAACTTGCCACAAATAA
- the dph2 gene encoding diphthamide biosynthesis enzyme Dph2 — protein MGSKSSTILDRIDFSKIFEIEKGKVLGLQLPDGLKYWAREIAKFLEEKGYEVIISASPTYGSCDVDLNLLKHVDYLIHLAHSSTKFERVIFVPYFYEYHIDVELIKKTVKERKIALAGTANYAWKFGEVAEELEKSGYDVFLGKGDLEFEGQILGCNFTSLRGEYEAVLFIGDGLFHPLGIAFLGKKVYRYSPLSGEIEEVKADEFKKERYKIATKAIHCEKFGILVSSKPGQINLKKAREALKILKEKGKEAFIIFCDEITPEKLRNFDFDCYVNTACPRIAYDDWKKFDKPIITLPELKFAFGIERDILPDFKY, from the coding sequence ATGGGGTCAAAATCGTCGACCATCTTAGATAGAATCGACTTTTCCAAAATTTTTGAGATAGAAAAAGGCAAAGTCCTCGGACTGCAGCTTCCAGATGGATTGAAGTACTGGGCGAGGGAGATTGCGAAGTTTTTAGAAGAGAAGGGCTACGAAGTTATTATCTCAGCCTCTCCTACTTACGGCTCTTGCGATGTAGATCTGAATCTTTTAAAGCACGTAGACTACCTCATCCATCTCGCTCATTCGTCAACAAAGTTTGAGAGGGTTATTTTCGTCCCGTACTTCTACGAATACCACATCGACGTCGAATTGATAAAAAAGACCGTCAAGGAGAGAAAGATAGCTTTGGCGGGAACGGCAAACTACGCTTGGAAGTTTGGAGAGGTTGCGGAAGAACTTGAGAAGAGCGGTTACGACGTTTTTCTCGGGAAAGGAGACTTAGAATTTGAGGGACAGATTCTCGGCTGTAACTTTACGAGCTTAAGAGGGGAGTACGAGGCCGTTCTTTTTATCGGAGACGGTCTCTTCCATCCTCTCGGAATAGCTTTTCTCGGAAAGAAAGTGTACAGATATTCTCCTCTCAGCGGGGAAATTGAAGAGGTTAAAGCGGACGAATTTAAAAAGGAAAGGTACAAAATCGCTACAAAAGCAATTCACTGCGAAAAGTTCGGAATTCTCGTATCTTCAAAACCCGGGCAGATTAACTTGAAAAAAGCAAGAGAGGCTTTGAAGATTTTGAAGGAAAAGGGAAAAGAAGCCTTCATCATCTTCTGCGACGAAATCACTCCGGAGAAACTCAGAAATTTCGATTTTGATTGCTACGTGAACACGGCTTGCCCAAGAATAGCTTACGACGACTGGAAAAAGTTTGATAAGCCGATAATAACTTTGCCGGAGCTGAAATTCGCTTTTGGAATAGAAAGAGATATTCTTCCAGATTTTAAATACTGA
- a CDS encoding ubiquitin-like small modifier protein 1, giving the protein MKVKFKLYASLRRGRGTVEVEFKGKTLRDALRELFKIYPDLSEIVERDRVKEFYKIFVNGRDVEHLEGLDTELKEGDEIAIFPPIAGGLNR; this is encoded by the coding sequence ATGAAAGTGAAGTTCAAACTTTACGCATCGCTGAGAAGAGGAAGGGGGACTGTGGAAGTAGAATTTAAAGGAAAAACGCTGAGAGATGCGTTGAGAGAACTCTTTAAAATTTATCCAGATCTGAGCGAAATTGTGGAAAGGGACAGAGTTAAGGAGTTTTACAAAATTTTCGTCAACGGGAGGGATGTGGAGCATCTCGAAGGTCTTGATACAGAGCTGAAAGAGGGAGATGAGATAGCGATCTTCCCCCCTATCGCAGGAGGTTTAAACCGATAA